The following proteins are co-located in the Rhodohalobacter sp. SW132 genome:
- a CDS encoding D-2-hydroxyacid dehydrogenase, with the protein MKIVFLDIKTIGDVPNLDDLKKLGEFKSFEVTKPEETAERIQDADVVITNKVVLDEEIIWNANHLKLICVAATGMNNIDREAAENSGVQVKNVAGYASDSVAQGTFAMILHLQYNLRGYDQYIKSGGYSKSDIFTNLEFSYTELKNKRFGIIGLGNIGQRVAGIAEAFGAEVAYYSTSGKNTDQPYLRLDLEELLETSDILSIHAPLNENTENLIRYEELKQMKPSALLINTGRGGIVNESDLAQALDDDQIAGAGLDVFEQEPINPDNPLLRVKNREKIIMTPHITWASVEARTELVDGIISNIKSFKGS; encoded by the coding sequence ATGAAAATCGTATTTCTGGACATCAAAACCATTGGCGATGTACCGAACCTGGATGACCTGAAAAAACTGGGGGAGTTCAAATCATTTGAGGTTACGAAGCCCGAAGAAACTGCGGAAAGAATTCAGGATGCAGATGTTGTAATCACCAACAAAGTTGTGCTGGATGAAGAAATCATCTGGAATGCGAATCATCTCAAATTAATCTGTGTAGCGGCAACTGGCATGAATAACATCGACCGGGAAGCGGCTGAGAATAGCGGTGTTCAGGTAAAAAATGTGGCCGGCTATGCATCAGACAGCGTAGCGCAGGGAACATTCGCCATGATTCTTCACCTTCAGTATAATCTGCGCGGTTACGATCAATACATCAAAAGCGGGGGCTACTCAAAGAGCGATATTTTTACGAATCTTGAATTCAGCTATACGGAACTGAAAAACAAACGGTTTGGCATCATCGGGCTTGGAAATATTGGTCAGAGAGTTGCGGGCATCGCAGAAGCGTTTGGGGCGGAAGTGGCATACTATTCAACATCCGGAAAAAACACAGATCAGCCCTATCTTCGGCTTGATCTGGAGGAACTTCTGGAAACGTCTGATATCCTATCAATTCATGCGCCGCTGAATGAAAACACCGAAAATCTAATCCGTTACGAGGAGCTGAAACAGATGAAACCATCCGCGCTGCTGATCAATACCGGGCGGGGAGGAATTGTAAACGAGTCCGACCTGGCGCAAGCACTGGACGATGACCAAATTGCCGGAGCAGGACTGGATGTTTTCGAACAGGAACCGATCAATCCCGATAATCCTCTGCTGAGAGTAAAAAACAGGGAAAAAATCATCATGACTCCTCACATCACATGGGCAAGTGTGGAAGCACGGACAGAGCTTGTGGATGGGATCATCAGCAATATCAAATCGTTCAAAGGTTCCTGA
- a CDS encoding glycosyl hydrolase 115 family protein — translation MMKHSKLLNPPASYHKIGLLLLLGMLGWCCQDAEAQFTIADQDGAISIVYDIEHSSLDSIAAHLLAQDIEAVTGHRPSIYSGLDGVEGNAIIIGDISSGLISRHIDTTRLSGQWETYGWVFKSEPVEGISQAMFIAGSDPRGMAYGVFELSKQIGVSPWYWWADVPVEQKNPLSVSTQDTYSTSPSVKYRGIFLNDEGWGLEPWASKTFDPSVGNIGPKTYEKIFELVLRLKANMIWPAMHPNTIPFFQVPGNPEAAQKWEIVIGTSHAEPLLRNNVGEWDREVMGSYNYQTNAATLNEYWKERVKQSEGMGAIYTVGMRGVHDTGMEGVGSMEEAVDALEKIISDQRGLLSQFINEDVSEVPQSFTPYKEVLEIYENGLDIPEDITIIWPNDNHGYIRRFSNQAEQQRSGGAGVYYHLSYLGAPHPYLWLSPTSPSLVWREMTRAWLNNMNEIWIANVGDLKRREWETEFFMDLAWDIDSWTIENISAFFDTVASRDISQQHGEEIAELMLEYYRLATERKPEFMGFNESQWAGWPPVQDPLYSLWHYNDEVERRIISYQNLHDRAKKLSEEIPEEVSDTYFQLVYYPIAGAAAMNEKWLYAYKSREYAKQGRASANQMSDLAFAAFEEIQQLTYHFNHEIADGKWEHIVDYSPGYQKGSSVFFEPITTRIETGNVRGLGVAIEGESDPLQPLDGTLPDITTRESKIVMSASEADIFGELTTGEDSAGTFLGWPKAETNLTIPGPNSYDVIPYEVDSPTKAVFEFYVDDKPGGTHTLNLSVDHPDENSDTWWVTLNDHEPVRTDGAVGRIQQLRVNDFVLNPGRNTLTIHPHKDGAKLYGVDFVQESRQLSPRFTDTNRLPTFSRYTQQRHFIDIFNRGQESEAWSATTSDPWIELSEQEGSLNGGSERIWVTIRYDEAPAGKEIDGHIEITNGEQRYRVAVSVFNQKLNVPSNAFVESNGVISMPASEYNQKKGGRAASWSSLTGLGRSGSAMLLEPMSRWYVEDLSQVRQESPVLDYEIVVTEGGSAEVIVEAVPAYPLNGSQELRCAISIGDENPQWITFDMEQSWTDNVLDNRLIGTGQLDLGPGTYRFKLWGTDPSVSVEKIMIDFGGMKPSYVGPPPTTVNHDRNDQK, via the coding sequence ATGATGAAACATAGCAAACTACTTAATCCGCCTGCCAGTTATCATAAAATAGGGTTGTTGTTACTTTTAGGAATGCTGGGTTGGTGTTGCCAGGATGCTGAAGCCCAATTCACTATTGCAGACCAGGATGGCGCGATATCGATTGTGTATGATATTGAGCATTCATCACTGGATTCCATTGCTGCCCATCTGCTGGCTCAGGATATTGAAGCCGTAACCGGCCATCGACCGTCGATTTATTCAGGCCTGGATGGAGTAGAGGGGAATGCAATTATAATTGGCGATATCAGTTCCGGTCTGATTAGCCGCCATATCGATACTACGCGCCTTTCGGGACAGTGGGAGACGTATGGGTGGGTATTTAAATCTGAACCTGTCGAAGGTATCAGCCAGGCGATGTTTATTGCCGGCAGCGACCCAAGAGGTATGGCTTATGGAGTCTTCGAATTGTCTAAACAGATCGGCGTGTCGCCCTGGTACTGGTGGGCGGATGTGCCGGTTGAACAGAAGAACCCTTTATCGGTCAGTACTCAAGATACCTACTCCACATCACCTTCAGTTAAGTACCGGGGTATCTTCCTGAATGACGAAGGATGGGGCCTTGAACCCTGGGCATCCAAAACGTTTGACCCGTCGGTTGGTAATATCGGCCCCAAAACGTATGAGAAAATATTTGAACTGGTGCTCCGTCTCAAAGCCAACATGATATGGCCGGCAATGCACCCGAATACCATCCCCTTTTTCCAGGTCCCCGGTAATCCGGAGGCTGCACAAAAATGGGAAATTGTGATAGGAACCTCCCACGCCGAGCCGTTGCTCCGAAATAATGTGGGCGAATGGGATCGTGAGGTGATGGGGAGTTACAATTATCAAACCAATGCAGCTACCCTGAACGAGTATTGGAAGGAGCGGGTGAAGCAGAGCGAGGGGATGGGCGCCATCTACACGGTAGGTATGCGCGGTGTTCATGATACCGGGATGGAAGGTGTAGGATCCATGGAAGAGGCAGTAGACGCGCTCGAAAAGATAATTTCGGATCAGAGGGGGCTTCTGAGTCAGTTTATAAATGAAGATGTGTCCGAAGTTCCGCAATCGTTTACCCCATATAAAGAGGTGCTCGAGATTTATGAAAATGGATTAGATATCCCGGAAGATATTACCATTATATGGCCCAATGATAACCATGGATATATCAGGCGTTTTTCTAACCAGGCCGAACAGCAGCGTTCTGGGGGTGCAGGAGTCTATTATCATCTGTCATATCTTGGCGCGCCCCATCCCTATCTGTGGTTATCCCCCACATCACCCTCTCTGGTTTGGCGTGAAATGACCCGCGCCTGGCTAAACAATATGAATGAAATATGGATTGCCAATGTCGGGGATTTGAAACGACGTGAATGGGAGACCGAATTCTTCATGGACCTGGCCTGGGATATCGATTCATGGACTATCGAAAACATAAGTGCCTTTTTTGATACTGTTGCCTCGCGCGATATTTCGCAACAGCATGGGGAAGAGATAGCTGAGCTGATGTTGGAGTATTACCGGCTTGCCACCGAACGGAAGCCGGAATTTATGGGGTTCAATGAATCGCAATGGGCCGGTTGGCCGCCTGTTCAGGATCCGCTGTACAGCTTATGGCATTACAATGATGAAGTGGAGCGGCGGATTATCAGCTACCAGAATCTGCATGATCGGGCAAAAAAACTCTCTGAAGAGATTCCCGAAGAAGTCTCGGATACCTACTTTCAGCTGGTCTATTATCCCATTGCCGGCGCCGCTGCCATGAATGAAAAATGGCTGTATGCTTATAAAAGCAGAGAATACGCCAAACAGGGCCGGGCATCAGCAAACCAGATGAGCGATTTGGCGTTTGCAGCTTTTGAGGAAATACAGCAGTTAACATACCATTTTAACCATGAGATTGCCGATGGAAAATGGGAGCATATCGTTGATTACAGTCCCGGATATCAAAAAGGCTCTTCAGTATTTTTTGAACCGATTACTACGCGTATTGAAACGGGAAATGTTCGTGGGTTGGGTGTGGCTATTGAAGGAGAGTCTGATCCGCTGCAACCGCTGGATGGCACTCTGCCGGATATTACAACACGGGAATCGAAAATCGTAATGAGCGCTTCGGAAGCCGACATTTTTGGAGAGCTTACGACCGGGGAAGATTCGGCCGGGACATTTTTGGGATGGCCGAAAGCGGAAACAAATCTAACAATACCCGGCCCCAACTCATATGATGTCATTCCCTACGAGGTGGACAGTCCCACAAAAGCGGTGTTTGAATTTTATGTCGATGACAAGCCCGGTGGAACTCATACACTGAATTTATCGGTCGATCACCCGGATGAAAACAGCGATACCTGGTGGGTTACCCTCAATGACCATGAACCGGTCAGGACGGATGGTGCCGTTGGGAGGATACAGCAGCTTAGGGTGAATGATTTTGTTTTGAATCCCGGCCGGAACACATTGACGATTCATCCGCATAAAGATGGAGCGAAACTGTACGGTGTCGATTTCGTGCAGGAATCACGGCAGCTCTCCCCCCGGTTTACAGACACAAATCGTCTCCCCACATTTAGTCGCTACACTCAACAGCGCCATTTTATCGATATTTTTAACCGGGGACAAGAATCGGAAGCATGGTCGGCAACAACCAGCGACCCCTGGATTGAACTGAGCGAACAGGAGGGATCATTGAATGGTGGATCCGAGCGGATCTGGGTTACGATTCGATATGATGAAGCACCTGCAGGTAAAGAGATAGATGGCCATATAGAAATTACCAACGGGGAACAGCGCTACCGTGTAGCCGTTTCTGTGTTTAATCAAAAATTAAATGTCCCGTCAAACGCCTTCGTAGAGTCTAATGGTGTGATTTCTATGCCGGCAAGTGAGTACAATCAAAAAAAAGGTGGGCGTGCGGCTTCATGGAGCTCTCTAACCGGATTAGGACGAAGTGGTTCCGCCATGCTTCTGGAACCGATGAGCAGGTGGTATGTCGAAGACTTGTCACAAGTGCGTCAGGAATCTCCTGTACTCGACTATGAAATTGTTGTAACCGAGGGTGGATCTGCCGAGGTCATTGTGGAGGCTGTCCCGGCCTATCCCCTGAATGGTTCCCAGGAACTGCGATGCGCTATAAGTATTGGTGATGAGAATCCTCAATGGATTACCTTCGATATGGAGCAGTCATGGACGGATAATGTACTGGATAACCGTCTGATTGGAACCGGGCAGCTGGATCTTGGACCTGGCACCTATCGTTTCAAGCTGTGGGGAACAGATCCATCTGTAAGTGTTGAGAAAATTATGATTGACTTTGGAGGAATGAAGCCTTCATATGTTGGCCCGCCTCCTACAACGGTAAACCACGACAGGAATGATCAAAAGTAA
- a CDS encoding PD40 domain-containing protein — MIFFLCQSAGAQVIHGVDYSDRSHLNETFDLTQTDEVGQRFASEHLTHEDKVTGFEVTSLTTARYSNSTFYQTHPSWTPDERYIVFRSNRLGSGHAYAVSLEDFEIVQVTGGDDGNNLHLGWETNVAYHFRGNQLIELDLGTLLADSENGSVGDPSTYDRVVTDLPEDLNPSGDFALDADEDRLFFISRHNQDLSTFYMVDLESGDLQKLLEVPFWANHLQANRWVSGEMVYSWETRGDSPQRIWMLTVDENGEAETRPVYEEDDYEWVTHEVFMGPDHVIFNMMGHLDRLRESSSTGIYVKNIRTGEYENKGQIGGSGYWHAYGTPDLKWAVGDNFDGDIYRLNLETGENTLLTTGHRPSGNGPFTGDAHSHHSISPDGKWLLFNSSYYTGNDIMIMRLHPEDEENGSYN; from the coding sequence ATGATATTTTTTCTATGTCAATCGGCCGGCGCCCAGGTGATCCATGGCGTGGACTACTCCGATCGCAGCCATCTCAATGAGACATTTGATCTCACCCAAACCGACGAGGTTGGACAGCGTTTTGCATCAGAGCATCTGACCCACGAGGATAAGGTGACCGGTTTTGAGGTTACTTCTCTCACCACGGCGCGCTACTCCAACTCCACATTTTACCAGACACACCCGAGCTGGACGCCCGATGAACGGTATATCGTTTTTCGCTCCAATCGGCTGGGAAGCGGTCATGCCTACGCGGTGTCACTGGAAGATTTTGAAATTGTGCAGGTTACCGGCGGTGATGACGGCAATAATCTTCACCTGGGATGGGAAACCAATGTGGCGTATCATTTTCGCGGAAACCAGTTAATTGAACTGGATCTGGGCACGCTTCTGGCCGATAGTGAAAATGGCAGCGTGGGTGATCCGTCAACCTACGACCGGGTTGTTACCGATTTACCGGAAGATCTGAACCCGAGCGGCGATTTTGCGCTGGATGCTGACGAGGATCGGCTCTTCTTTATATCGCGACATAATCAGGACCTCTCCACATTCTATATGGTTGACCTTGAATCAGGAGATCTGCAGAAACTTCTGGAGGTGCCGTTCTGGGCCAATCATCTGCAGGCAAACCGTTGGGTTTCCGGAGAGATGGTTTATAGCTGGGAGACACGGGGTGATTCTCCGCAGCGTATCTGGATGCTGACTGTTGATGAAAACGGTGAAGCCGAAACACGGCCGGTGTATGAAGAGGATGATTACGAATGGGTTACACATGAAGTATTTATGGGGCCGGATCATGTTATTTTCAATATGATGGGACATCTTGACCGGCTGCGCGAGAGTAGTTCAACCGGGATATACGTGAAAAACATCCGAACGGGTGAATATGAAAATAAAGGTCAGATTGGCGGCTCCGGATACTGGCATGCCTACGGCACCCCCGATTTAAAATGGGCCGTGGGAGATAACTTTGATGGCGATATCTATCGGTTAAATCTGGAGACCGGCGAAAACACACTTCTTACGACCGGACACCGGCCCAGCGGAAATGGACCATTTACGGGTGATGCACATTCCCACCACTCCATTAGTCCGGACGGAAAATGGCTCCTGTTCAACTCAAGCTATTATACAGGAAATGATATCATGATCATGCGGCTGCATCCGGAAGATGAAGAGAATGGATCTTACAATTAA
- a CDS encoding carbohydrate binding family 9 domain-containing protein, with translation MNKMIMVLWSSKIILSQVLAIIIFGALDLTKADAQNNQERKEIRAYQLESSDHFRFDGRVDEEFWNQIEPATDFLQQEPSEGAPATENTEVRIAYDSEYLYIAVILFDSDPAGIKATQRRRDSRLVADERFTWIIDTFDDQRSAYFMEINPNGLRTDGLITTGQGSSINLNWDGIWDARAVIGDFGWSAEIRIPFRTFNFNPDSDRWGINFMRVVRRKSETSLWSGHLRSQGIDRPQNAGVLTGLSGMSQGLGLEVVPFGVFNGNEERFTGETNRATNIDGGFDVNYSITPRLRASVTVNTDFAEAEVDQRQVNLTRFPLMFPERRDFFLEGSNIYEFAPASRVFPFFSRRIGLEGGQPVPINFGTRLLGNTGDYNLALLHVNTGGTDDLDSENFSVARIKRNLGRESTVGVIYTRRSAISGENLTADFQSRHTFGADLELGTSEFMGNKNLQFQAFFVYHNSPLAGDDQTDMWDRSTRGIRLNFPNQPWSGLVSYREFGNAFDPAVGFTQRNAFRRLNPQISYSPQFSGSDLIRQVEWGIWYEHLMDLDFNLLTQDLRLTLFEIDFMSDDQLSFEVTRNFEWLVEPFDIRRDGSIIIPPDEYVNWYINAEFETASYRAVALELEYETGGFWSGTRSQYGAELSIRPITGIEFNPEYIRTDVRLDEGNFSADLFRFTANLDFTTSLFITTTVQYDNLSQLLATNNRLRWIITPGSDLFLVYNHNWLEDDSRFNTLQRSGTVKLSYTHRF, from the coding sequence ATGAATAAAATGATTATGGTATTGTGGTCGTCTAAAATAATTCTATCACAAGTTTTAGCCATTATCATTTTTGGTGCTCTCGATTTAACGAAAGCCGATGCACAAAACAACCAGGAGAGAAAAGAAATCAGGGCGTATCAGCTTGAATCCTCTGACCATTTTCGGTTTGATGGCAGAGTCGACGAAGAATTTTGGAACCAGATTGAACCTGCTACCGATTTTCTACAGCAAGAACCCAGCGAGGGTGCACCGGCTACAGAGAATACCGAAGTCAGAATTGCCTACGATAGTGAATATCTCTACATCGCTGTAATACTGTTTGATAGTGATCCCGCCGGGATTAAAGCCACGCAAAGGCGCAGGGATTCCCGCCTGGTTGCCGATGAACGATTTACGTGGATTATCGACACATTTGATGACCAGCGGAGTGCTTACTTTATGGAAATAAACCCGAACGGACTCCGAACCGATGGTCTCATCACAACAGGCCAGGGAAGCTCGATTAATTTAAACTGGGACGGTATTTGGGATGCCCGGGCTGTTATCGGTGATTTTGGATGGTCGGCCGAGATTCGCATCCCTTTTCGGACATTTAATTTTAATCCAGACAGCGACCGATGGGGCATCAATTTTATGCGGGTAGTGCGGCGGAAAAGTGAAACATCCCTTTGGTCCGGACATTTGCGCAGCCAGGGGATTGACAGACCCCAAAATGCGGGAGTACTCACGGGTCTATCCGGTATGTCGCAAGGATTGGGGCTTGAAGTTGTGCCGTTTGGAGTCTTTAACGGAAATGAAGAAAGATTCACCGGCGAAACAAACAGAGCAACCAATATTGACGGGGGATTTGATGTAAATTACAGCATAACGCCCAGGTTGCGTGCTTCCGTTACGGTTAATACCGACTTTGCCGAGGCAGAGGTAGACCAGCGCCAGGTAAATCTGACAAGGTTTCCGCTGATGTTCCCGGAACGGCGGGACTTCTTTCTGGAGGGATCCAATATCTACGAATTTGCACCTGCAAGCCGTGTTTTTCCGTTTTTCAGCCGTAGAATTGGACTCGAAGGCGGGCAGCCTGTACCTATCAATTTTGGTACCCGTTTGCTAGGCAATACCGGAGATTATAACCTGGCACTGCTCCACGTTAACACCGGCGGAACTGATGATCTGGACTCAGAAAATTTCTCTGTGGCAAGAATAAAAAGAAACCTTGGTCGTGAAAGTACGGTAGGGGTGATTTATACCCGGCGATCAGCTATTTCAGGTGAAAATCTCACTGCGGATTTCCAGAGCCGGCATACTTTTGGAGCAGATCTTGAGCTGGGTACATCTGAATTTATGGGTAATAAAAACCTCCAGTTTCAAGCCTTCTTTGTCTATCATAATTCTCCGCTTGCAGGTGATGATCAGACAGATATGTGGGATCGTTCAACAAGAGGTATCCGGCTCAACTTTCCCAATCAGCCCTGGTCGGGACTTGTTTCCTACAGGGAATTTGGCAATGCATTTGATCCGGCAGTCGGGTTCACCCAAAGAAATGCATTTCGCAGGTTAAACCCGCAAATCAGCTATTCGCCCCAATTTTCCGGGAGTGATCTGATCAGGCAGGTAGAATGGGGTATATGGTACGAGCACCTGATGGATCTCGATTTTAACTTACTTACACAAGACCTGAGGCTGACGCTTTTTGAAATTGATTTCATGAGCGATGACCAGCTTTCTTTTGAAGTAACCAGAAATTTTGAATGGCTGGTTGAACCGTTTGATATCCGCCGGGATGGATCTATTATCATCCCGCCCGATGAGTACGTAAACTGGTATATCAACGCTGAGTTTGAAACGGCTTCATACAGAGCGGTGGCCCTGGAGCTTGAATATGAAACGGGAGGATTTTGGTCGGGTACACGATCCCAGTATGGGGCGGAGCTTTCAATAAGGCCGATCACCGGGATTGAGTTTAATCCTGAATATATTCGAACCGATGTGAGACTGGATGAAGGGAATTTCTCAGCCGACCTGTTTCGTTTCACTGCCAACCTCGATTTTACAACGTCGCTGTTTATAACAACCACCGTCCAATACGACAACCTCAGCCAGCTGCTTGCTACCAATAATCGCCTCCGGTGGATTATCACGCCGGGATCTGACCTTTTCCTGGTGTACAATCACAACTGGCTCGAAGATGATTCCCGTTTTAATACACTTCAAAGAAGCGGAACAGTGAAACTTTCTTACACACATCGGTTTTAG
- the rhaM gene encoding L-rhamnose mutarotase, with amino-acid sequence MIQKAFKMKLKPGFEEEYKKRHDEIWPELQKALEEAGIYDYAIFLDEDTHTLFAVHKLEEEHSADQLPELPIMKKWWDYMSDIMEVNSDNSPVTVPLAEVFYME; translated from the coding sequence ATGATACAAAAAGCGTTTAAAATGAAACTGAAGCCCGGTTTCGAAGAGGAGTACAAAAAACGGCACGATGAAATCTGGCCGGAGTTGCAAAAGGCTTTGGAAGAGGCCGGAATTTACGACTACGCGATATTTCTGGATGAAGACACACACACTCTTTTTGCCGTTCATAAACTGGAAGAAGAGCACAGTGCTGATCAGCTTCCCGAACTTCCAATCATGAAGAAATGGTGGGATTATATGAGTGATATTATGGAGGTCAATTCGGATAACTCCCCGGTTACAGTTCCGTTAGCAGAAGTTTTTTATATGGAATAG